From Methanosarcina lacustris Z-7289, one genomic window encodes:
- a CDS encoding DUF1847 domain-containing protein → MKCALCDEKNCYKGKDCTSIKDEISYEGGDLDSMQASAEIEARYYMEKTRIEELILYAQKMGYKKLGIAFCIGLQREAKIIHRILAKDFEVFSVCCKVCGIDKEDFNLEKLYGEGFEATCNPIGQAKVLNESETDLNIIVGLCIGHDILFTQHSEAPVTTLVVKDRVLAHNPVGAIYSGYYLKKRFGITE, encoded by the coding sequence ATGAAATGTGCACTCTGCGATGAAAAAAACTGCTATAAGGGAAAGGACTGCACGAGCATTAAGGACGAGATTTCCTACGAAGGCGGGGATCTGGATTCCATGCAGGCCTCGGCTGAGATCGAAGCCCGTTATTACATGGAAAAGACCCGGATTGAGGAACTCATCCTTTACGCGCAGAAGATGGGCTACAAAAAGCTCGGGATTGCGTTTTGCATCGGACTTCAAAGGGAAGCCAAAATTATCCACAGGATCCTTGCAAAGGATTTCGAGGTCTTTTCGGTCTGCTGCAAGGTCTGCGGGATTGATAAAGAAGATTTCAATCTCGAAAAATTATACGGGGAAGGCTTTGAAGCAACTTGCAATCCCATAGGCCAGGCAAAGGTCCTGAATGAAAGTGAAACCGACCTGAACATCATAGTCGGGCTCTGCATCGGACACGATATCCTCTTCACACAGCACTCCGAAGCCCCTGTTACGACACTGGTGGTCAAGGATAGAGTGCTCGCTCATAATCCTGTGGGAGCCATCTATTCAGGGTATTACCTGAAAAAAAGGTTTGGGATAACTGAATGA
- a CDS encoding DUF5788 family protein, giving the protein MLKDEKKANKTEVETEYLDSQGRNKLLWSLRSDFAWAGKKIPESVEIEGEEYRLRDMVRELGEKERLNPDEAANIRALIPKLKERAKADEELLETEELTKAEAETLYEEAAGLLRVAMELKDKLEGKGGEKGADEFKKMLNIQRVVDEKGFQQLLKRLK; this is encoded by the coding sequence ATGCTGAAAGATGAGAAAAAAGCAAACAAAACAGAGGTAGAAACAGAATACCTTGATTCTCAGGGGCGCAACAAACTTCTCTGGAGCCTCAGGAGCGACTTTGCCTGGGCCGGGAAGAAAATCCCCGAAAGCGTGGAGATTGAGGGTGAGGAGTACAGGCTGCGGGACATGGTCCGGGAACTGGGGGAAAAAGAACGTCTCAATCCCGACGAAGCTGCCAATATCAGGGCTCTTATCCCGAAACTGAAGGAAAGGGCAAAAGCAGATGAAGAATTGCTCGAAACCGAGGAATTAACAAAGGCCGAAGCTGAAACGCTTTATGAAGAGGCAGCCGGGCTTTTGCGGGTGGCAATGGAGCTGAAGGATAAGCTTGAGGGGAAAGGCGGGGAAAAAGGTGCCGATGAATTTAAGAAAATGCTCAATATCCAGAGGGTCGTTGATGAAAAGGGCTTTCAACAACTCCTAAAAAGACTGAAATAA
- the pyrB gene encoding aspartate carbamoyltransferase — MSFKNRNVISMKDFSREEIDYVLDTAEKLEPVARGEERSRLLDGKIISLLFFEPSTRTRLSFEVAARRLGGQVLNLGSVEASSVMKGENLADTIRVISKYADLIVLRHPLDGSARMAAEFATVPVINGGDGSVHHPTQTFLDLYTIRRESHLEGLKIAMAGDLKYGRTVHSLCHALSLYGAEMVFVSPPELRMPPEIVRDLRKQKIRVKETDSLEDIIGDIDVLYMTRVQRERFPDPDEYERVKNSLRVTGDLLKAADPDLKILHPLPRVNEISPEVDETPHARYFEQAFYGVPIRMALLALAMGVIE, encoded by the coding sequence ATGTCATTTAAGAACCGAAACGTCATCTCAATGAAAGATTTTTCGCGGGAGGAAATCGACTATGTTCTGGATACCGCAGAAAAACTTGAACCTGTAGCCAGGGGTGAGGAAAGGTCCCGACTGCTGGATGGAAAAATTATTTCGCTTCTTTTTTTTGAACCAAGCACAAGAACAAGGCTCTCTTTTGAGGTTGCTGCGCGGAGGCTTGGAGGTCAGGTCCTGAACCTGGGCTCAGTTGAGGCAAGCTCTGTCATGAAAGGGGAAAACCTTGCTGATACTATTCGGGTAATCAGTAAATATGCTGACCTTATCGTGCTGCGTCATCCTCTTGATGGGTCGGCACGAATGGCTGCGGAGTTCGCGACTGTCCCTGTGATCAACGGAGGAGACGGTTCTGTCCATCACCCTACCCAGACTTTTCTTGACCTCTACACAATCCGCAGGGAAAGCCATCTTGAAGGCTTGAAAATCGCCATGGCAGGAGATCTTAAATACGGGAGAACCGTCCATTCCCTCTGCCATGCCCTGTCCCTTTATGGAGCAGAAATGGTCTTTGTTTCGCCTCCGGAACTCCGGATGCCCCCCGAAATTGTCCGTGACCTTCGGAAGCAAAAGATCCGTGTAAAGGAAACCGATTCTCTTGAGGATATAATAGGGGATATCGATGTCCTGTATATGACAAGAGTTCAACGGGAGCGTTTTCCTGATCCTGATGAATATGAAAGGGTTAAAAACAGTCTGAGGGTTACAGGTGACCTTTTAAAAGCTGCAGATCCTGACCTTAAGATCCTTCATCCTCTTCCGAGGGTCAATGAGATCTCTCCCGAGGTGGATGAAACTCCCCATGCACGCTATTTCGAGCAGGCTTTCTATGGAGTCCCTATAAGGATGGCACTGCTTGCTCTGGCAATGGGGGTGATTGAGTGA
- a CDS encoding DUF1673 family protein: protein MNLNTEYIKKLMGWCPACKKMAQQTKQPCNFTNIAPISGKTGNIPEFRTSNVIFPANSNLVFVLFYIGISLLLRYPGDITLFLAGIFLLNTCYYVLFLKTFEASVLADRFGVHLQVFRLKNLEIPYEEIESVASYRLEKRSKKMSLLLGIGGVAICGFVVYMVVVEGEWKPLLLLISLFPFLLLMERKQKTRLLDLNTQLYIKIRHKKWYEWTPYYSLITDETSAEELKSFIERHL from the coding sequence GTGAACCTGAATACTGAATACATTAAAAAGCTCATGGGATGGTGCCCGGCTTGCAAGAAAATGGCACAGCAAACAAAACAGCCCTGTAACTTTACAAATATCGCCCCAATTTCCGGAAAAACAGGAAATATCCCGGAATTCAGAACTTCAAATGTAATTTTTCCTGCAAATTCAAATCTGGTTTTTGTACTTTTTTATATAGGCATCAGCCTGCTTCTGAGATATCCCGGGGACATTACACTCTTCCTGGCAGGTATCTTCCTGCTTAACACCTGTTACTACGTTCTATTTCTCAAAACTTTTGAGGCATCAGTTCTGGCAGACAGATTCGGGGTACACCTGCAGGTCTTCAGACTGAAGAATTTAGAAATTCCTTATGAAGAGATTGAAAGTGTGGCTTCATACAGGCTTGAAAAACGTTCAAAGAAAATGTCCCTACTCCTGGGAATTGGAGGAGTCGCCATTTGTGGATTCGTAGTTTACATGGTTGTAGTAGAAGGGGAATGGAAACCACTTCTGCTATTGATCTCCCTGTTTCCCTTCCTACTGCTTATGGAGAGGAAACAAAAAACCCGGTTATTGGACCTGAATACGCAGCTGTATATTAAAATCAGACACAAAAAATGGTATGAATGGACTCCTTATTATTCCCTGATCACGGACGAAACCTCGGCTGAAGAGCTGAAATCATTTATTGAAAGGCATTTGTGA
- a CDS encoding DUF1673 domain-containing protein gives MGVFTKSIRKLMGWCPNAKTLETGSRISPANFEVSDQSGGEKARIPRFLSRFSSLFSRFDVRILLPAIFVTPFYINLLFRKGVNTEAFFLGLLLSLMIYLLSWKKQMQRYDALAKKPIVRSSKKKNILLVFLAIFLLGILFGILLVGHFLNVQSTFSFIAGTWILMWGNYLQLIYWEMKNHLKIYIKSEKGFQKMYALREKVGEL, from the coding sequence ATGGGTGTATTCACAAAGAGTATAAGGAAACTGATGGGATGGTGTCCAAATGCAAAAACACTTGAAACCGGATCTCGAATTAGCCCCGCTAATTTTGAAGTATCTGATCAATCGGGAGGAGAAAAAGCTAGGATTCCAAGGTTTCTGAGCCGATTTTCCAGTCTCTTTTCCAGGTTTGACGTAAGAATCCTTCTGCCAGCAATTTTCGTTACTCCTTTTTACATAAATTTACTGTTCCGAAAGGGTGTAAATACAGAAGCTTTCTTTCTAGGTCTTTTACTTTCTCTAATGATCTATTTACTCTCCTGGAAAAAGCAAATGCAGCGGTACGATGCCCTGGCAAAAAAACCCATTGTTCGTTCTTCCAAGAAAAAAAACATTCTTCTGGTTTTTTTAGCCATATTTTTACTTGGAATTTTGTTTGGAATTTTGCTTGTGGGTCATTTTCTTAACGTTCAGTCGACGTTTTCTTTCATTGCGGGAACTTGGATTCTTATGTGGGGAAACTATCTTCAGCTAATTTACTGGGAGATGAAAAACCATCTGAAAATTTATATAAAAAGTGAAAAGGGATTCCAAAAGATGTATGCCCTTAGAGAAAAGGTGGGAGAACTGTGA
- the hxlA gene encoding 3-hexulose-6-phosphate synthase, with protein sequence MVPIIQVALDLLELDRSVEIAKEAIAGGADWIEIGTPLIKSEGMNAIRTMRKAFSDRTILADMKTVDTGAMEVEMAAKAGADVVIVLGSAADSTVLDALRSAHKYGVRLMADLISAPDPVKRAVELEALGVDYVNVHVGIDQQMIGKDPISILMEISEKVSVQLAVAGGLDAESAAQAVRAGARIVIVGGNITRSDNVTEAARKIRQSVDSPESIDIRNRVTVDQEIREIFKEVSTSNISDAMHGKGAMKGIHPLVRGKMIGTAITVQSFAGDWAKTVEAIDIAKEGNVIVIYNESKDIACWGGLATQSSLNKRIAGVVIEGAVRDIDEVETLGLPIYTSNTVPNAGDPKGFGEINAEITCGGQAVKPGDYIIGDESGVVVVPGERAYEIARRAKEVNKTEKRIFDEIRRGGTLSEILKLKKWEKL encoded by the coding sequence ATGGTTCCCATAATTCAGGTTGCACTTGATCTTCTAGAACTTGACCGCTCAGTTGAGATTGCAAAGGAAGCAATAGCAGGAGGCGCGGATTGGATCGAGATCGGGACCCCCCTGATCAAAAGTGAGGGTATGAACGCAATCCGCACCATGAGGAAAGCTTTTTCGGACAGGACAATTCTTGCCGACATGAAAACCGTAGATACAGGAGCAATGGAAGTCGAGATGGCTGCAAAAGCCGGGGCAGATGTAGTTATCGTCCTCGGCAGTGCAGCCGATTCTACAGTTCTTGACGCGCTCCGTTCAGCCCACAAATATGGGGTCAGGCTGATGGCAGACCTTATCTCGGCTCCGGACCCTGTAAAAAGGGCAGTGGAACTCGAAGCTCTGGGTGTGGACTATGTAAACGTTCATGTAGGCATAGACCAGCAGATGATTGGAAAAGACCCGATATCCATTTTAATGGAAATTTCAGAAAAGGTAAGTGTACAGCTTGCAGTAGCAGGAGGGCTTGATGCCGAGAGTGCGGCTCAGGCAGTCAGGGCAGGTGCCAGGATTGTGATAGTCGGAGGAAACATAACCCGTTCTGACAATGTGACCGAAGCTGCAAGAAAAATAAGGCAGAGTGTGGACTCTCCTGAGTCTATAGATATCCGGAACAGAGTAACCGTAGACCAGGAAATAAGAGAGATCTTTAAGGAAGTATCCACCTCAAATATCTCGGATGCGATGCATGGAAAAGGGGCAATGAAAGGTATCCATCCTCTCGTAAGAGGGAAAATGATAGGAACCGCAATTACGGTGCAGTCTTTTGCCGGAGACTGGGCAAAAACAGTCGAAGCCATTGATATCGCAAAAGAAGGAAATGTAATAGTAATTTACAATGAAAGTAAGGATATTGCCTGCTGGGGAGGGCTTGCAACCCAGAGCAGTCTGAACAAAAGAATTGCAGGTGTGGTAATAGAAGGTGCTGTAAGAGACATTGACGAAGTGGAAACTCTCGGGCTTCCAATTTATACCAGCAATACAGTTCCCAATGCAGGGGACCCGAAAGGTTTTGGGGAAATTAATGCTGAAATCACCTGTGGAGGCCAGGCTGTAAAACCCGGGGATTATATAATCGGCGACGAAAGCGGAGTTGTAGTTGTCCCGGGGGAACGTGCCTACGAAATTGCAAGAAGGGCAAAGGAAGTCAATAAAACCGAAAAGAGAATCTTTGATGAGATCCGGAGAGGCGGAACTCTCTCAGAAATCCTGAAACTCAAGAAATGGGAAAAACTTTGA
- a CDS encoding 30S ribosomal protein S17e → MGNIRQTNIKRTAFSLLENYGDVFTKDFDTNKILVTKYTTIESKIIRNRVAGYVTRKVARMKVY, encoded by the coding sequence ATGGGAAATATAAGACAGACAAACATCAAAAGAACTGCATTTAGCCTGCTTGAAAACTACGGAGACGTTTTTACAAAGGACTTTGATACCAACAAAATTCTTGTGACAAAGTATACAACCATTGAAAGCAAGATAATTAGAAACAGAGTTGCAGGCTACGTCACAAGAAAAGTTGCACGCATGAAAGTTTACTGA
- the dapB gene encoding 4-hydroxy-tetrahydrodipicolinate reductase encodes MINAAVLGACGRMGSLIIENITCSTNMQLVAAFDVSNIGRDAGEFAHVGNLGIQISDVKDLETVLKKTQAEVLIDFTIAGATIVNAPVAAGCGVNLIIGTTGLTPEQRAVIDEAIRKNQVRAVISPNYSVGVNVFFKIIREAAKYLSDYDIEIIEAHHNQKKDAPSGTALRAADVISEVLGGKEYVYGREGIAPRGKEIGIHAVRGGDITGDHTVLFVGNSERIEIRHMAHSRQIFAKGAVRAAEWVCGKEPGIYSMDDVLGL; translated from the coding sequence ATGATTAACGCAGCAGTACTCGGAGCCTGCGGCAGGATGGGCTCCTTAATAATAGAAAACATTACCTGCTCCACGAACATGCAGCTTGTTGCCGCTTTTGATGTAAGCAACATCGGAAGGGATGCAGGAGAATTTGCTCATGTGGGCAACCTGGGAATCCAGATTTCAGATGTTAAAGATCTCGAAACAGTCCTGAAAAAAACTCAGGCTGAGGTCCTTATCGACTTTACTATAGCCGGTGCAACCATTGTAAATGCCCCTGTTGCCGCAGGATGCGGAGTAAACCTTATAATAGGAACTACGGGACTTACCCCGGAACAGCGAGCAGTAATTGATGAAGCGATCCGGAAAAACCAGGTACGTGCAGTCATATCACCCAATTATTCCGTAGGCGTTAACGTCTTCTTCAAGATAATTAGGGAAGCTGCAAAGTATCTTTCGGACTACGACATCGAGATCATCGAAGCTCACCACAACCAGAAAAAAGATGCCCCAAGTGGGACCGCTCTTCGTGCAGCTGACGTGATCAGTGAAGTTCTGGGTGGCAAAGAGTACGTATACGGAAGGGAAGGGATCGCCCCCCGCGGGAAAGAAATCGGTATCCACGCCGTGCGCGGAGGAGATATCACCGGAGACCACACCGTACTTTTCGTAGGAAACTCAGAAAGGATTGAGATCCGGCATATGGCTCATTCCCGCCAGATCTTTGCCAAAGGTGCAGTCCGCGCAGCCGAATGGGTCTGCGGAAAGGAACCCGGAATATATTCCATGGACGATGTCCTCGGGTTGTAA
- a CDS encoding A24 family peptidase C-terminal domain-containing protein — protein MEKGRHLRLAENFELNNGKLYPSFAGRGINVNHNMISRLEAHEEQGRLGSTVWVTPGLPFMIPITASFVLAVILGDLIY, from the coding sequence CTGGAGAAAGGCAGACATCTCCGGCTAGCTGAAAATTTTGAGCTGAATAACGGGAAGTTATATCCTTCTTTTGCAGGCAGAGGAATTAATGTTAACCATAATATGATCTCCCGACTTGAGGCACACGAGGAGCAGGGACGCCTTGGCAGCACTGTCTGGGTAACTCCAGGACTTCCATTCATGATTCCCATAACAGCGAGTTTTGTTCTGGCAGTTATATTAGGAGATCTCATTTATTAG
- the dapA gene encoding 4-hydroxy-tetrahydrodipicolinate synthase — protein sequence MFEGAMPALLTPFTKDDRIDREGLRRNIAFVEEGGVSGIVPCGTTGESATLSAVEHEEVIDIAVECAKVPVIAGTGSNNTEEALQFTKHAEDAGVDGVLLISPYYNKPNPAGLLAHFKKIAEAIDIPMILYNVPSRTGQDMPVDVITKLAKVENIAGIKEASGNVGKVSQILEQTIDDDFVVLSGEDGLTLPIISMGGSGVVSVVANIVPDKMSGMVNAALRGDYETARKIHFEIAPLIRALFLETNPIPAKKAAELVGLASGHLRLPLAPISDANQLKLVTELKKLGIMR from the coding sequence ATGTTTGAAGGAGCAATGCCTGCCCTACTCACTCCTTTTACGAAAGATGATAGGATTGACAGGGAAGGACTACGAAGGAATATAGCATTTGTGGAAGAGGGAGGGGTTTCAGGAATCGTGCCCTGTGGCACGACCGGAGAATCGGCAACCCTTTCTGCTGTGGAGCATGAAGAAGTAATCGACATTGCAGTGGAGTGCGCAAAGGTTCCTGTGATTGCAGGAACAGGTTCAAACAACACAGAAGAAGCTCTCCAGTTTACAAAACACGCCGAAGATGCGGGTGTTGATGGTGTACTTCTGATCTCCCCCTATTACAATAAACCTAATCCTGCGGGCCTGCTTGCTCACTTCAAGAAAATTGCAGAGGCAATAGATATCCCTATGATCCTCTACAATGTCCCCTCCCGGACAGGGCAGGATATGCCTGTGGATGTTATCACCAAACTTGCAAAGGTAGAAAACATCGCGGGAATCAAAGAAGCCAGTGGGAATGTAGGCAAAGTTTCCCAGATCCTTGAGCAGACTATAGATGACGATTTTGTAGTTCTCTCAGGTGAGGACGGGCTGACTCTTCCGATCATTTCCATGGGAGGCAGCGGAGTCGTTTCAGTTGTTGCAAATATTGTGCCGGACAAAATGTCGGGAATGGTAAATGCAGCCCTCAGGGGCGATTACGAGACTGCAAGAAAAATCCATTTCGAGATAGCCCCTCTGATCCGTGCTCTTTTCCTTGAAACAAACCCGATTCCGGCTAAGAAAGCTGCAGAGCTTGTCGGGCTCGCAAGCGGACACTTGAGGCTTCCCCTTGCTCCTATAAGCGATGCCAACCAGTTAAAGCTTGTAACTGAACTCAAGAAACTGGGGATAATGAGATGA
- a CDS encoding RNA-guided endonuclease TnpB family protein → MLRGNRYRIYPNKKQKALMEKHFGSCRFVYNKLLEIKSLMYKKFRISLSEFDLNNHLLVLKEIYPFLKEVNTQSLQQASRNLNSAFNHFFKDEFKYPQKKYKKDHHFSFQVPQHYSINFAAFQILLPKLGWIKVKMHRQLFKEMELESDIVEHDNNAEFLRTVTVSRTPTGKYYISILTEDGKKLPEKQEYTHATMVGVDVGINTFAACSNGEKIDNPRFLKASLQRLKFLQREVSRKIKGSNNWKKAVRKLALIHEKISNQRNDFQHKVSNRLISENQAIAVETLNIEGMKKNHKLAQAVSDSAWYSFVLKLTYKAQWVGKTIIKIGMFEPSSKNCNVCGYHNSELTLDIREWQCPECGTLHDRDINAAINIKKIAVGTTV, encoded by the coding sequence ATGCTTCGAGGTAACAGATACCGAATTTACCCTAATAAAAAGCAAAAAGCTCTTATGGAAAAACACTTCGGTAGCTGTCGTTTTGTCTATAATAAACTCCTTGAAATCAAATCGTTAATGTATAAAAAATTCAGAATAAGTCTCTCGGAGTTTGATCTTAATAATCACCTCTTAGTTTTAAAAGAAATATACCCATTCTTAAAAGAAGTTAATACTCAATCCTTACAACAGGCAAGTAGAAACCTTAATTCTGCTTTCAATCATTTTTTTAAAGATGAATTTAAGTATCCTCAAAAGAAATACAAGAAAGATCATCATTTTTCCTTTCAAGTTCCTCAACACTATAGTATTAACTTTGCAGCTTTCCAAATATTGTTACCTAAGTTGGGTTGGATTAAAGTTAAGATGCATAGACAGCTTTTCAAGGAAATGGAACTGGAAAGCGATATTGTAGAACATGATAATAATGCTGAATTCCTGAGAACTGTAACTGTTTCCAGAACTCCTACAGGAAAATATTATATCAGTATTTTAACTGAGGATGGAAAAAAACTTCCCGAAAAACAAGAATATACTCATGCTACAATGGTAGGAGTAGATGTAGGGATTAATACTTTTGCCGCCTGTTCTAATGGGGAAAAAATAGATAACCCTAGATTCTTGAAAGCTTCATTACAGAGGTTGAAATTCTTACAAAGGGAAGTATCAAGGAAAATAAAGGGGTCAAATAACTGGAAAAAAGCAGTAAGGAAATTGGCATTAATTCATGAGAAAATAAGTAACCAACGTAATGATTTTCAGCATAAAGTTTCAAATCGGTTAATAAGCGAAAACCAAGCAATAGCTGTTGAAACTCTCAATATTGAAGGAATGAAAAAGAACCACAAATTAGCGCAAGCAGTAAGCGATTCAGCATGGTACTCTTTCGTACTGAAATTAACATACAAAGCTCAATGGGTAGGAAAAACAATAATAAAGATAGGAATGTTTGAACCTTCCTCTAAGAATTGTAATGTTTGTGGTTATCATAATTCCGAATTAACTTTAGATATTAGAGAGTGGCAATGTCCTGAATGTGGAACTTTGCATGATAGAGACATTAATGCCGCTATCAATATTAAGAAAATTGCTGTAGGGACTACAGTTTGA
- a CDS encoding DUF5788 family protein — protein MEKSLKTDGNEDLSQKYITDAERKQMLSALHSRLFWVGQHIPDYVEIEGEKHPLHNYVWELIQKENLTASEKSQIDKCIDIISEKEREDEKELEDEPLTEEQAMSLYHETAGLLRAIIDLKEIESGALKEGTKRFQEQFVNQRVRDAKLWLEFLTNVSK, from the coding sequence ATGGAAAAGAGCCTTAAAACAGATGGTAACGAAGACTTATCTCAAAAGTATATCACTGATGCGGAACGCAAGCAGATGTTGTCAGCTCTACATTCCCGTCTCTTCTGGGTCGGGCAACATATTCCGGATTATGTAGAAATTGAAGGAGAAAAACACCCGCTTCATAACTACGTGTGGGAACTGATTCAGAAAGAAAATCTCACTGCAAGCGAAAAGTCCCAGATCGATAAATGCATCGATATTATTTCGGAAAAAGAAAGAGAGGACGAAAAGGAGCTTGAAGATGAACCCCTTACAGAGGAACAGGCAATGTCTCTCTACCACGAGACCGCAGGCTTGCTGCGTGCGATAATCGATCTCAAAGAAATTGAAAGTGGGGCTCTTAAAGAGGGCACAAAACGCTTCCAGGAACAATTTGTCAACCAGAGAGTTCGGGATGCCAAGCTCTGGCTTGAATTCCTAACTAACGTATCGAAGTAA
- the pyrI gene encoding aspartate carbamoyltransferase regulatory subunit produces MKEKRDLKIQAIENGTVIDHITAGQALNVLRILGISSAFRETISFVMNAPGARGKKDVVKIEGKELSVEELNRIALLSPKATINIIRDFEVVQKNDVVLPSYVEGVVRCTNSNCISNSSEPIKSKFSVLQSDEEGVSLHCLYCEHVISEEIAEYLL; encoded by the coding sequence GTGAAAGAAAAAAGGGACCTGAAGATTCAGGCAATCGAAAATGGGACTGTAATCGATCACATCACGGCTGGCCAGGCTCTAAATGTCCTGCGCATCCTGGGAATTTCCAGTGCTTTTCGGGAAACTATCAGTTTTGTGATGAACGCTCCCGGAGCACGAGGCAAAAAAGACGTAGTTAAGATCGAGGGCAAGGAGCTCAGTGTTGAGGAACTTAACAGGATAGCCCTGCTCTCTCCTAAAGCTACAATCAATATCATCAGGGATTTTGAAGTGGTCCAGAAAAATGATGTCGTGCTTCCCTCTTATGTGGAAGGCGTTGTCCGATGTACGAATTCAAACTGCATCTCTAACAGCAGCGAACCCATAAAATCCAAATTTTCAGTACTGCAGTCCGACGAAGAAGGAGTTTCCCTTCACTGCCTGTACTGCGAGCACGTAATTTCCGAAGAGATTGCGGAATATTTGCTGTAA
- a CDS encoding RNA-guided endonuclease InsQ/TnpB family protein, whose amino-acid sequence MALVTRTEQIQFKSETISGLAHASKNLFNSANYIIRQKFFENDKLYQETGEKGEGIWYKQLYSMLKNTEQYRALPAQTAQQVLKLLEKSWKSFFKALKVYAKSPELFLCRPKPPKYKHKDGEHILVFTNQQCKIVDGLLKFPKAVNLELKTRLVAVDLREVRVIPNANKYTCEIVYNKIVSDNEINSSRVLGIDPGVRNIATIANNFGAKPIVVKGNTANNINQFYNMKKARIQHIYDLAKIKWGSKLAKLDFKRNNMIKDYFHKLSRRIVNYAIKNNVKSIIIGKNENWKQDVNMGRKNNQKFVQLPLAKLIEMIQYKAQEVNIEVVLQEESHTSKCSFLDNEPVEHRAKYVGRRIKRGLFKSATGIIINADVNGALNIIRKATPKAFADGVEGVGLHPKRCLITSFEDI is encoded by the coding sequence GTGGCATTAGTGACTAGAACCGAGCAAATACAATTTAAATCCGAAACAATCTCAGGTCTAGCTCACGCATCCAAAAACCTGTTTAATAGTGCAAACTACATAATACGACAAAAATTCTTTGAAAATGATAAGCTTTACCAGGAAACTGGTGAAAAGGGTGAAGGTATCTGGTATAAACAGCTTTACTCAATGCTAAAAAACACAGAACAATACAGAGCATTGCCAGCACAGACTGCTCAACAGGTACTTAAACTACTTGAAAAAAGCTGGAAATCGTTCTTCAAAGCATTAAAAGTATACGCAAAGTCCCCTGAATTGTTTTTATGTAGGCCTAAACCGCCCAAATACAAACACAAAGATGGGGAACACATCCTGGTATTCACAAACCAGCAATGTAAAATCGTAGATGGATTACTCAAATTCCCAAAAGCGGTAAACCTGGAATTGAAAACCAGACTGGTTGCTGTAGATCTCAGAGAAGTACGGGTAATCCCAAATGCAAATAAGTATACGTGTGAGATTGTATACAACAAAATAGTTTCTGATAACGAAATTAACTCCAGTCGGGTTTTGGGAATTGATCCTGGTGTTCGCAATATTGCAACTATCGCAAATAACTTTGGTGCAAAACCAATTGTTGTTAAGGGCAATACTGCAAACAACATTAATCAGTTCTATAACATGAAAAAAGCCAGGATTCAGCACATATACGATTTGGCCAAAATTAAATGGGGTAGTAAATTAGCAAAACTTGACTTCAAACGAAATAACATGATAAAGGATTATTTCCACAAACTTAGCCGTAGAATAGTTAATTATGCCATCAAAAATAATGTCAAATCAATCATAATTGGCAAAAACGAAAACTGGAAGCAAGACGTTAACATGGGACGAAAAAACAACCAGAAATTTGTTCAGCTCCCACTGGCTAAATTGATTGAAATGATCCAGTACAAAGCTCAGGAAGTCAACATAGAAGTTGTTCTTCAAGAAGAGAGCCATACATCAAAATGTAGTTTCCTTGATAACGAACCTGTAGAACACAGAGCTAAATATGTCGGCAGACGAATCAAACGGGGTTTATTCAAATCCGCAACTGGGATAATCATCAACGCCGATGTCAACGGAGCTCTGAACATCATCAGGAAAGCAACTCCAAAAGCATTCGCAGACGGAGTGGAGGGTGTAGGGTTACATCCAAAGAGATGTTTGATAACATCTTTTGAAGATATTTGA